From the genome of Papaver somniferum cultivar HN1 chromosome 2, ASM357369v1, whole genome shotgun sequence, one region includes:
- the LOC113349194 gene encoding probable RNA-dependent RNA polymerase 5 gives MSLEDPDKEKNKRMMNVDQPSNQMINSEYSSTGKMKRLTCNDPHLLALGELEFKKMFLILSCCGKEYKLEDFISVDEIRRMKSLHMGHFETRLRTILGDDQYVKQTDRTKKLDWDSEKTFVYHCYVEPDGSYTFKGPYLQRDATHLHRVLGDDNVLLVKFSGNEGDRDCSSSPVYHRIGKEGILVGLRRFQFFVFKDGGKEQKKKQTQTSSFASSVKCYFVCLESSGLHDKSVSEARSHFMHIHNISSMPKYMPRLSLILSKTTKIQLDFASVNIEIIKDQPCLDQNGNTVRNQDGDILIHTDGTGFISEDLALLCQRNVRKGKYTSLDGDKRVLDRNAAEEKPSDDKSIRSYTGDPPLLTQCRLFYDGAAAKGTLLVNKKLPFDTIQIRPSMIKVESDPKLVNAVSANSLEIVTTSNKPKNSCLSKYLLALLAYGGVPQEYFMNLLTKALEDAQNVHYNKHAALTVALRYSEMDNFLVPRMILSGIPIDEPYLQDRLRVLMNEEKKSLMGGKLPVSECYYLMGTVDPTGILNRDEVCVILEDGQLSGNVLVYKNPGLHFGDVHVMKATYIEELVNFVGNAKYAIFFPTKGPRSVADEIANSDFDGDMYWVSRNPQLLESFKPSSPWEQKYTAKSVRHRKPTDFSPGELEDELFQQFLTTRFNPSYSMGVAADCWLAYMDRLLTLSDDCTEEKKCMKEKMLQLTDIYYDALDAPKTGKKVEVPSNLRVGKYPHYLEKSNLGSYQSRSILGLIFDKVASFKTTQRLEANEVRKLPAFDGGEIPTSCVRLWEERYDQYRSEMTDALNQDDDVKDDYAEEVNQKYKQMLYEAPELNESTRIREEIYNEALAIYNIVYDYARIKGVGRCGFAWKVAGQALCEFYAKKLDEDPIICTKSVLSELFI, from the exons ATGAGCTTGGAGGATCCAGATAAAGAGAAAAACAAgaggatgatgaatgttgatCAGCCGAGTAATCAAATGATTAACTCGGAATATTCAAGTACTGGGAAGATGAAGAGATTGACATGTAATGATCCACATCTATTAGCTTTGGGGGAACTGGAGTTTAAGAAGATGTTTTTGATTCTAAGTTGTTGTGGAAA GGAATATAAATTGGAGGATTTCATTAGTGTGGATGAAATTCGGAGGATGAAAAGCTTACATATGGGTCATTTTGAAACCAGGCTTAGGACAATTTTGGGGGATGATCAATATGTTAAGCAAACAGATAGAACAAAG AAACTTGATTGGGATTCTGAGAAAACTTTTGTGTACCATTGTTATGTGGAACCTGATGGGAGTTACACGTTTAAG GGTCCTTATCTTCAAAGAGACGCGACCCATCTACACAGGGTATTAGGGGACGATAATGTATTGCTGGTGAAGTTTTCTGGAAATGAGGGGGATCGAGATTGTAGTTCAAGTCCTGTGTATCACAGGATAGGAAAAGAGGGAATTCTTGTGGGTTTGCGCCGCTTCCAGTTTTTTG TTTTTAAAGATGGGGGCAAagagcaaaagaagaaacaaacgcAAACAAGTTCCTTTGCTTCATCTGTCAAGTGTTACTTTGTCTGCTTGGAGTCTAGTGGCTTACACGATAAATCTGTTTCTGAAGCACGGTCTCATTTTATGCATATACACAATATTTCCAGCATGCCTAAGTATATGCCCAG GTTATCTCTCATTTTGTCTAAGACCACCAAGATACAACTGGATTTTGCATCTGTTAATATTGAAATAATTAAAGATCAACCTTGCTTG GACCAGAATGGTAATACCGTGCGCAATCAAGATGGGGACATTTTGATCCACACGGACGGGACAGGGTTTATCTCTGAAGATTTGGCTTTACTATGTCAGAGGAATGTTAGAAAAGGGAAGTACACTAGTCTTGATGGCGATAAG AGAGTTCTAGATCGAAATGCAGCAGAGGAAAAACCTTCAGATGACAAGTCAATAAGGTCTTACACTGGGGATCCG CCTTTGCTTACCCAGTGCCGGTTATTCTATGATGGTGCTGCGGCCAAGGGAACCTTGCTCGTCAACAAGAAG CTGCCATTCGATACAATACAAATAAGACCGTCGATGATAAAAGTTGAAAGTGACCCAAAACTTGTAAATGCTGTGAGTGCTAATTCTTTGGAGATCGTAACGACAAG CAATAAACCAAAGAATTCGTGTTTATCGAAGTACTTACTTGCACTTCTTGCTTATGGTGGAGTTCCACAAGAGTACTTTATGAACCTTTTAACAAAAGCACTGGAGGATGCTCAAAATGTTCACTACAACAAGCATGCAGCATTGACAG TTGCATTGAGGTACAGTGAAATGGACAATTTTCTAGTACCGAGGATGATTTTGTCGGGAATTCCTATTGATGAACCATATTTGCAAGATCGTTTGAGAGTCCTAATGAATGAGGAAAAAAAGAGTCTCATGGGTggaaagcttcctgtaagtgaaTGCTACTATCTTATGGGGACAGTAGATCCAACTGGGATTCTAAACAGAGATGAAGTTTGTGTGATTCT TGAAGATGGCCAACTGTCTGGGAATGTGTTAGTATACAAGAATCCTGGACTACATTTTGGGGATGTCCATGTGATGAAGGCTACATATATTGAAGAGTTGGTGAACTTTGTTGGGAATGCAAAATATGCCATATTTTTTCCTACAAAAGGGCCGCGATCCGTGGCTGATGAAATAGCAAATAGCGACTTCGACGGTGACATGTATTGGGTTTCTAGAAATCCACAG TTACTAGAGTCTTTCAAACCAAGCAGCCCATGGGAACAAAAATACACAGCAAAGAGTGTACGCCATCGGAAGCCAACTGATTTTTCTCCTGGGGAACTAGAAGATGAACTTTTCCAGCAGTTCTTAACAACTAGATTCAATCCAAG TTACAGTATGGGTGTGGCAGCAGACTGTTGGCTGGCTTATATGGATAGATTATTGACCTTGAGTGACGACTGTACTGAGGAGAAGAAATGCATGAAAGAAAAGATGCTTCAGCTTACTGACATATATTACGACGCACTAGATGCTCCAAAGACGGGAAAAAAG GTTGAAGTTCCGAGCAATTTAAGAGTCGGTAAATATCCACATTACTTGGAAAAGTCGAACTTGGGTTCATACCAATCAAGATCTATTCTGGGACTAATTTTTGATAAGGTGGCCTCTTTTAAAACAACTCAGAGGCTGGAGGCAAATG AAGTAAGGAAATTACCAGCTTTTGATGGAGGAGAAATTCCAACATCCTGCGTGCGATTATGGGAGGAGCGATATGATCAGTATAGAAGTGAAATGACTGATGCATTGAATCAGGATGACGATGTAAAAGATGATTATGCCGAAGAAGTTAATCAAAAATATAAGCAG ATGTTATATGAAGCCCCGGAGCTTAATGAAAGTACAAGGATAAGAGAGGAGATATACAACGAAGCACTTGCTATATACAATATCGTTTACGATTATGCAAGGATTAAGGGTGTGGGTAGATGTGGGTTTGCTTGGAAAGTTGCTGGTCAGGCACTCTGCGAATTTTATGCCAAAAAGCTTGACGAAGATCCCATCATTTGCACTAAATCAGTGCTTTCTGAACTTTTCATCTAA
- the LOC113349195 gene encoding gibberellin 2-beta-dioxygenase 3-like gives MSPSLQIILPPKQRNQADFRAPPPSPIGNNRKSTTFILPQQNQTDFRAPPPSPIGNNDTNRKSTFVNENELNEFLERSLQVPDLVLPINRVFPREILSTKKPPEIDYNSLTSSTQFDSKVLESISVIGCFQLLNHGISNDLIQSVLNDSVGVFGVSKEYKSILSRNSGKPYGFEEFSGGGDEETETSEEFVWCRDSGLNMLMEVFWSDGYLNFSQKLENLSTEIQKIATKILRVLSESNTLIRRELAKENTNLTDKDGLICCMHKHCKNINLDTGNARLCENSLKSDVIRMLVKGSDYSHALSVHVFDASSSDFNLYSKKGWVSFCPSRNALVVTVGDQIQAWSVGQYKHVIGRPLFQRKAENRVSMAFHYSPSTISAAEKFPSTEINSITLRQQCRLAIFFILFYHFIPSNFRLGIFFTLFYHFTLSNFSLAIFFTIFYHFILGNF, from the exons ATGTCGCCGTCGTTACAAATCATACTGCCACCAAAACAGCGAAACCAAGCAGATTTTAgagcaccaccaccatctccaataGGAAACAACCGAAAATCAACAACGTTCATATTGCCACAACAAAACCAGACAGATTTTAgagcaccaccaccatctccaataGGAAACAACGACACAAATCGGAAATCAACGTTCGTAAACGAAAATGAACTGAACGAGTTTCTCGAACGTTCACTTCAAGTTCCTGATCTAGTTTTACCCATTAATCGAGTCTTTCCTAGAGAAATATTATCTACAAAAAAGCCACCAGAAATTGATTACAACTCATTGACTTCTTCAACTCAGTTTGACTCTAAGGTTCTAGAGTCAATTTCAGTTATCGGTTGTTTCCAGTTACTTAACCATGGAATTTCAAACGATCTGATTCAATCGGTTTTGAATGATTCtgtgggagtgtttggagtttctaaagAGTATAAATCGATTTTGTCGAGGAATTCGGGAAAACCATACGGGTTCGAGGAGTTCTCCGGTGGTGGCGATGAGGAGACGGAAACGAGTGAAGAGTTCGTTTGGTGTAGAGATTCCGGATTGAATATGCTAATGGAGGTATTCTGGTCTGACGGATATTTAAATTTCag CCAAAAATTAGAAAACCTTTCAACAGAGATACAGAAGATTGCAACCAAAATTCTGAGGGTACTATCGGAATCAAATACACTCATTCGTAGAGAGTTGGCCAAGGAAAATACTAATCTGACAGACAAGGATGGTTTGATCTGTTGTATGCATAAGCACTGCAAAAACATTAATCTTGATACTGGAAATGCACGGTTATGTGAGAACTCGCTGAAGTCGGACGTCATACGAATGCTGGTAAAAGGATCTGATTACTCCCATGCGCTGTCTGTTCATGTCTTTGATGCGTCTTCGTCAGACTTTAATCTATATTCCAAGAAAGGATGGGTTTCTTTTTGTCCCAGCAGAAATGCTCTTGTTGTTACCGTTGGAGATCAAATTCAG GCATGGAGTGTTGGGCAGTACAAGCATGTAATCGGAAGGCCGCTTTTCCAGCGAAAAGCTGAGAATAGAGTATCAATGGCTTTCCATTACTCCCCTTCAACCATCAGTGCTGCAGAAAAATTCCCATCAACAGAAATAAATAGTATCACTCTTCGACAACAATGTCGTCTAGCTATCTTCTTCATTCTTTTCTACCATTTCATACCCAGCAATTTCAGATTGGGTATTTTCTTCACTCTTTTCTACCATTTCACACTCAGCAATTTCAGTCTGGCCATCTTCTTCACTATTTTCTACCATTTCATACTCGGCAATTTCTGA